From the genome of Mesorhizobium japonicum MAFF 303099, one region includes:
- a CDS encoding efflux RND transporter periplasmic adaptor subunit codes for MPKIRFHKLAAIVVLIGFAAWMATGEFSSVGSVAANKAKAAEVEPGKAADASKPKTAEAEPKAPLRTVAVVTPPRRTYARAIRISGLTEADKRAVLATRVAGVIDKLPVKQGDHVKTGDLVLMLAAEEKISMVDNAKQLVAQRQAELDASLRLMKTGNLPKLQLDTARSNLTLAQSQLDTAQAELDRNEVKAPFDGVIDRVPVELGSSVMQGGEVATILKLDPVIARGEISERDLGYLKIGDKAGVRLVSGQTVEGTVRYISRDASSATRTFRVEVAIPNADGSVPAGMTAEIQLSALPTDAVLLPRSVVTLGDKGDLGIRAVGKDNRVAFFPIDLVDDTPTGLVLGGIPDDARIIVAGQELVKEGDEVKPVEADQATINKLIGEATAGTQ; via the coding sequence ATGCCTAAAATCAGGTTTCACAAGCTTGCAGCCATTGTTGTGCTCATTGGTTTCGCGGCGTGGATGGCGACAGGCGAGTTCTCGTCGGTCGGCAGCGTAGCGGCCAACAAGGCCAAGGCGGCCGAAGTCGAGCCGGGCAAGGCGGCGGACGCGAGCAAGCCGAAGACGGCGGAAGCCGAACCGAAGGCGCCACTGCGCACCGTTGCCGTGGTGACGCCGCCGCGCAGGACCTATGCGCGCGCCATCCGCATTTCCGGCCTGACCGAGGCAGACAAGCGCGCGGTTCTGGCAACCCGCGTCGCCGGCGTCATCGACAAGCTGCCGGTCAAGCAAGGCGATCACGTCAAGACCGGCGACCTGGTGCTGATGCTGGCGGCGGAAGAAAAGATCTCGATGGTCGACAATGCCAAGCAGCTTGTCGCGCAACGCCAGGCCGAGCTGGACGCGTCGCTGCGGCTGATGAAGACGGGCAATTTGCCCAAGCTGCAGCTCGACACCGCCCGCTCCAATCTGACCCTGGCGCAATCGCAGCTGGATACCGCACAGGCCGAACTCGACCGCAACGAGGTCAAGGCGCCGTTTGACGGCGTCATCGACCGGGTACCGGTGGAACTCGGCAGCTCCGTCATGCAGGGCGGCGAGGTGGCCACCATCCTCAAGCTCGATCCGGTGATCGCCCGCGGCGAGATCAGCGAGCGCGACCTCGGCTATCTCAAGATCGGCGACAAGGCCGGCGTCCGGCTGGTCAGCGGCCAGACCGTCGAAGGCACCGTGCGCTATATCAGCCGCGACGCGTCGTCGGCGACCCGCACCTTCCGCGTCGAGGTCGCCATCCCCAATGCCGACGGCTCGGTGCCGGCCGGCATGACGGCGGAAATCCAGCTCAGCGCGCTGCCGACCGACGCGGTCCTGCTGCCGCGCTCGGTGGTGACACTGGGCGACAAGGGCGATCTGGGCATCCGCGCCGTCGGCAAGGACAACAGAGTGGCGTTCTTCCCCATCGACCTGGTCGACGACACCCCGACCGGCCTCGTGCTTGGCGGCATCCCGGACGATGCGCGCATCATCGTTGCCGGTCAGGAACTGGTGAAGGAAGGCGATGAGGTCAAGCCGGTCGAGGCCGACCAAGCGACCATCAACAAGCTGATCGGCGAAGCCACCGCCGGGACGCAGTAG
- a CDS encoding xanthine dehydrogenase family protein molybdopterin-binding subunit, with protein sequence MASVGKIARRTFLIGAAAVAGGVAVGYYYYRKPFANPLEADLGKGEATFNPYVKIGADNTITIVAPRAEMGQGISTTLAVMVAEELDVGLDQVKVEHGPASYAYYNAAILEEGGPFAFFDEGMTAQAVRSGLGVVGKFLAVQATGGSASARDGFDKMRQAGAAARHLLIAAAAQKLGVAAADLETANGSILHKASGKSLTYGAVAAAAATMAPSAEVRLKDRVDWKLLGKPQKRIDMLAKVTGAPIFGIDVRLPDMLYGTVKMSPRFWAKPVKADLAKAEKMPGVIKIVPLETNYGHGFGIIAQNTWAAFKAADAIDAQWAEPEYPLGSAAISDVLKQALGAKGSAMRDNGDVDTAFADAPRERMVEADYAVPYLAHATMEPMNATARFKDGALDIWCGNQAPTLLRQLCANAVGIGQDKVTVHTTFMGGGFGRRTEMDFSLCAALMAKETGGRPIKVTWTREEDMRHDAYRPAAVGKFQARLGDDGMPVAVDMKIASPSVIASTLRRLFPSIPPVGPDKSIVDGAYDQPYTIANYRVSGVAAPVSIPVGFWRSVGSSINGFFHEGFMDEIATAGKIDPIEMRKRLMAAYPSAVKVVEKVAAMAKWGEALPADKAKGMAFTLSFGSWVGEIVQVADTPAGIRIEKVWIAADVGTALDPGIIEAQLISAAIYGLSAAMGQQITFADGMVEQSNFHDFDAMRIFQCPVFEVAILENFHKMGGVGEVGTPPAAPALANAIFALTGKRIRTLPLSTTVAFA encoded by the coding sequence ATGGCCAGTGTCGGAAAGATCGCCCGCCGCACGTTTCTGATCGGCGCGGCCGCTGTCGCGGGCGGCGTTGCCGTCGGCTACTACTATTATCGCAAACCGTTTGCGAACCCGCTCGAGGCCGATCTCGGCAAGGGCGAGGCGACCTTCAACCCCTATGTGAAGATCGGCGCCGACAACACCATCACCATCGTCGCGCCGCGCGCCGAGATGGGACAAGGCATCTCGACGACGCTCGCCGTCATGGTCGCCGAAGAACTCGATGTCGGTCTCGATCAGGTCAAAGTCGAGCACGGCCCGGCCTCCTACGCCTATTACAACGCGGCGATCCTCGAGGAGGGCGGTCCGTTCGCCTTCTTCGACGAGGGCATGACGGCGCAAGCGGTGCGCTCAGGTCTCGGTGTGGTCGGCAAGTTCCTTGCTGTCCAGGCCACCGGCGGTTCGGCTTCAGCGCGTGATGGTTTCGACAAGATGCGCCAGGCGGGCGCCGCAGCCCGGCATCTGCTGATCGCGGCCGCGGCGCAGAAACTCGGCGTTGCCGCCGCCGATCTGGAAACAGCCAACGGTTCGATCCTGCACAAGGCATCGGGCAAGTCGCTGACCTATGGCGCGGTTGCCGCGGCTGCCGCCACCATGGCGCCGTCGGCCGAAGTCAGGCTCAAGGACAGAGTCGACTGGAAGCTGCTAGGAAAGCCGCAGAAGCGCATCGACATGCTGGCCAAGGTCACCGGAGCGCCGATCTTCGGCATCGATGTCAGGCTGCCGGATATGCTCTACGGCACGGTGAAGATGAGCCCGCGCTTCTGGGCCAAGCCAGTCAAGGCGGATCTCGCCAAAGCCGAGAAAATGCCCGGCGTGATCAAGATCGTGCCGCTCGAGACGAATTACGGCCATGGCTTCGGCATCATCGCGCAAAATACCTGGGCGGCCTTCAAGGCGGCCGACGCCATCGACGCCCAGTGGGCGGAGCCCGAATATCCGCTCGGCAGCGCCGCCATATCAGACGTGCTGAAACAGGCGCTCGGCGCCAAGGGTTCGGCAATGCGCGACAATGGCGATGTCGATACCGCCTTCGCCGACGCGCCGCGCGAACGGATGGTCGAGGCGGACTATGCCGTGCCCTATCTGGCGCATGCGACCATGGAGCCGATGAATGCGACGGCGCGGTTCAAGGATGGCGCCTTGGACATCTGGTGCGGCAACCAGGCGCCGACCCTGCTGCGCCAGCTTTGCGCCAATGCGGTCGGCATCGGGCAGGACAAGGTCACTGTCCACACCACCTTCATGGGCGGCGGTTTCGGCCGCCGTACCGAGATGGACTTCTCGCTTTGCGCCGCGTTGATGGCGAAGGAGACAGGCGGGCGCCCAATCAAGGTGACCTGGACGCGCGAAGAGGACATGCGCCACGACGCCTACCGGCCGGCCGCGGTCGGCAAGTTTCAGGCGCGGCTTGGCGACGACGGCATGCCGGTCGCCGTCGACATGAAGATCGCCTCGCCGTCGGTGATCGCCAGCACCTTGCGCCGGCTGTTTCCCTCGATACCGCCGGTCGGTCCCGACAAGTCCATTGTCGATGGGGCCTATGACCAGCCCTACACCATTGCGAACTATCGGGTGAGCGGCGTCGCGGCGCCCGTCTCGATTCCCGTCGGCTTCTGGCGCTCGGTCGGCAGTTCTATCAACGGCTTCTTCCATGAAGGGTTCATGGACGAGATTGCCACCGCCGGCAAAATCGATCCGATCGAGATGCGCAAGAGATTGATGGCCGCCTATCCCTCGGCGGTGAAGGTGGTGGAGAAAGTCGCGGCGATGGCGAAATGGGGCGAGGCGCTGCCTGCCGACAAGGCCAAGGGCATGGCCTTCACGCTGTCTTTCGGAAGCTGGGTCGGCGAGATCGTCCAGGTGGCGGACACGCCGGCCGGCATCCGCATCGAGAAGGTATGGATCGCCGCCGATGTCGGCACCGCGCTCGATCCGGGCATCATCGAGGCGCAGCTGATCTCCGCCGCCATCTATGGCCTGTCGGCGGCAATGGGACAGCAGATCACCTTCGCCGACGGCATGGTCGAACAGTCGAACTTCCACGATTTCGACGCCATGCGGATCTTCCAGTGCCCGGTCTTCGAAGTCGCCATCCTGGAGAATTTCCACAAGATGGGTGGCGTCGGCGAGGTTGGCACACCGCCGGCGGCGCCGGCGCTGGCTAATGCCATCTTCGCGCTTACCGGCAAGCGCATCCGCACACTGCCGCTGTCGACAACGGTGGCCTTCGCATGA
- a CDS encoding (2Fe-2S)-binding protein: MRLTVDGQSFDIDADPDMPLLWALRDLIGKTGPKFGCGIAACGACTVHVDGQPVRSCSLPVGQVSGAVSTIEGIGTADRLHPVQQAWLEEQVAQCGYCQAGQIMSAVALLDEVADPSDADIDNATGGNLCRCGTYPKIRSAIRKAAALKTAGL, translated from the coding sequence ATGCGCCTTACCGTCGACGGGCAATCATTCGACATCGACGCCGATCCGGACATGCCGCTGCTGTGGGCGCTGCGCGATCTCATAGGCAAGACCGGACCGAAGTTCGGCTGCGGCATTGCCGCCTGCGGCGCCTGCACCGTGCATGTCGATGGTCAACCGGTGCGCTCCTGCTCGCTTCCGGTCGGCCAAGTCAGCGGCGCTGTCTCCACCATCGAAGGCATCGGCACAGCGGACAGGCTGCATCCTGTGCAGCAGGCATGGCTGGAGGAACAGGTCGCGCAATGCGGCTATTGCCAGGCCGGCCAGATCATGAGCGCGGTGGCGCTGCTGGACGAGGTCGCCGACCCGAGCGACGCCGACATCGACAACGCCACGGGCGGCAACCTCTGCCGCTGCGGCACCTATCCGAAGATCCGCTCGGCCATCAGGAAGGCTGCAGCGCTCAAGACGGCGGGGCTTTGA
- a CDS encoding TetR/AcrR family transcriptional regulator translates to MNQIEDIAAADPKRVRILDGAMKVFLAYGFSRTTMDDIARAADMSRPALYLQFKNKTDIFRAIAMMVLSRSVAAAKMALAGDGAFTERMMRAIDEAFISMMSAVVASPHGAELLDMKSSLGDLVGCWRGALVEHIAAAIHGEAARNGVDLAARGLSAQLLADMLLDGLEGMKARISDPEGQRQAAGALVKVIDLALKAG, encoded by the coding sequence ATGAATCAGATCGAAGACATCGCCGCCGCCGACCCCAAACGCGTCCGTATCCTGGATGGCGCAATGAAGGTGTTTTTGGCCTATGGCTTCTCCCGCACCACCATGGACGACATCGCCCGCGCCGCCGACATGTCGCGACCGGCGCTTTATCTTCAGTTCAAGAACAAGACCGACATTTTCCGCGCCATCGCCATGATGGTGCTGTCGCGCTCGGTCGCGGCGGCAAAAATGGCTCTGGCCGGCGATGGTGCTTTCACCGAGCGCATGATGCGGGCCATCGACGAGGCTTTCATCTCGATGATGAGCGCCGTCGTTGCCTCGCCTCATGGCGCCGAATTGCTGGACATGAAATCGAGCCTCGGCGATCTGGTCGGATGCTGGCGCGGCGCTCTTGTCGAACATATCGCCGCCGCCATCCATGGCGAGGCGGCCAGGAACGGCGTCGATCTGGCGGCCAGGGGCCTGTCGGCGCAACTGCTTGCCGACATGCTGCTCGACGGGCTGGAAGGCATGAAGGCGCGGATCAGCGATCCCGAGGGGCAGCGGCAAGCGGCCGGCGCCCTGGTCAAGGTGATCGACCTGGCGCTGAAAGCTGGATGA
- a CDS encoding patatin-like phospholipase family protein: MTKNGKAEENKKINIALQGGGSHGAFSWGVLDRLLEDGRLEISAVSGTSAGAMNAVALADGFVRGGVDGARQKLDDFWRAVAAKGRFSPVQRMPWDVAWGNWSIENTPGYVFFDTMSRVFSPYVANPLGLNPLRDVVAQEIDFKNVRACKSMELFISATNVETGQLRVFSDGEIDLDTVMASACLPQLFRAVEIKGVPYWDGGYGGNPALYPFFKTAATEDVLLVQINPVVREGTPRSANEIQNRIDEITFNAGLLREFRSIAFVKELIAAGRLPHGEYRDIRMHRIDADEAFKDLSASSKVNAEWAFLTYLRDLGRTAASDWLEENYDAVGKRPTLDLSGELDDGFKPVRGPAPGRRVKEFLAVRKNPEAERRRA, translated from the coding sequence ATGACGAAGAACGGCAAGGCGGAGGAAAACAAGAAGATCAACATCGCGCTTCAGGGCGGCGGCTCGCATGGCGCCTTTTCCTGGGGCGTGCTCGACCGGCTGCTGGAGGACGGCAGGCTGGAGATATCGGCGGTTTCCGGCACCAGCGCCGGCGCGATGAACGCGGTAGCGCTGGCCGATGGATTTGTGCGTGGCGGGGTCGACGGTGCGCGGCAAAAGCTCGACGATTTCTGGCGCGCGGTGGCGGCAAAAGGCCGGTTCAGCCCGGTGCAGCGCATGCCGTGGGATGTCGCCTGGGGCAATTGGTCGATCGAGAACACACCGGGCTATGTCTTCTTCGACACGATGTCGCGGGTGTTCTCGCCCTATGTCGCCAACCCGCTCGGCCTCAACCCGCTGCGCGACGTGGTCGCGCAGGAGATCGACTTCAAAAATGTCCGCGCCTGCAAGTCGATGGAGCTGTTCATTTCCGCCACCAATGTCGAGACCGGGCAGCTGCGGGTCTTTTCCGATGGCGAGATCGACCTCGACACGGTGATGGCCTCGGCCTGCCTGCCGCAATTGTTCCGCGCCGTCGAGATCAAGGGCGTGCCCTATTGGGATGGCGGCTATGGCGGCAACCCGGCGCTCTATCCGTTCTTCAAGACGGCGGCGACCGAGGATGTGCTCTTGGTGCAGATCAATCCGGTGGTGCGCGAAGGGACGCCCAGGAGCGCCAACGAGATCCAGAACCGCATCGACGAAATCACCTTCAATGCCGGGCTGCTGCGCGAATTCCGCTCGATCGCCTTCGTCAAGGAACTGATCGCCGCCGGCCGGCTGCCGCATGGCGAATACCGCGACATCCGCATGCACCGCATCGACGCCGACGAGGCGTTCAAGGATTTGTCGGCGTCATCGAAGGTCAATGCCGAATGGGCCTTCCTGACCTATCTCAGAGACCTCGGCCGCACCGCCGCCAGCGATTGGCTGGAAGAGAATTACGATGCCGTCGGCAAGCGGCCGACGCTTGATCTCTCCGGCGAACTCGATGATGGCTTCAAGCCGGTGCGCGGTCCAGCACCCGGCCGCCGGGTCAAGGAATTCCTCGCGGTGCGCAAGAACCCGGAAGCGGAGCGCCGCCGGGCCTGA
- a CDS encoding citrate synthase/methylcitrate synthase translates to MANGLDDVVAAETVLSDVDGLGGRLTIRGHSLAELAGRWSFPQVVRLLLDGFFEDLAGDAELAAQLGEARVDVFERLQPSLPLLAPLDIYSAMRAGMALLPDGETLADALRLIAAPAVLTPALLRLQRGEQPVAPDGKAAHAADMLRMLRGSVPSPALAKALDTYLVTVCDHGLNASTFATRVVASTLAGLTSSVLAGLGALKGPLHGGAPGPVIEMLDAIEAHGDAAGWLRNEIAQGRRIMGFGHRIYRVRDPRADVLKAVVRQLGGEGETGRRLAFAEEVEKTALEVLRIAKPQRSLQTNVEFYTALVLEAAGFPPQAFSNVFAAGRVAGWIAHAREQQTTGRLIRPQSRYVGPVPDLVA, encoded by the coding sequence ATGGCGAATGGGCTCGATGATGTGGTGGCGGCCGAAACCGTGCTGTCCGACGTGGATGGTCTGGGCGGCCGCCTGACGATCCGTGGTCATTCGCTGGCGGAACTGGCCGGACGATGGAGCTTTCCGCAGGTCGTCCGGCTGTTGCTCGACGGCTTTTTCGAGGATCTGGCTGGCGATGCCGAACTGGCGGCGCAACTGGGTGAGGCGCGTGTCGATGTGTTCGAACGGCTTCAGCCTTCGTTGCCGCTGCTGGCGCCACTCGACATCTACAGCGCCATGCGCGCCGGCATGGCTCTGCTGCCGGACGGCGAAACACTGGCGGACGCGCTGCGGCTGATCGCGGCGCCCGCCGTGCTGACGCCTGCCTTGCTGCGCCTGCAGCGCGGCGAGCAGCCAGTTGCGCCGGACGGCAAGGCCGCCCATGCCGCCGACATGTTGCGGATGCTCAGGGGTTCCGTTCCGTCGCCGGCATTGGCAAAAGCGCTCGACACCTATCTGGTGACCGTCTGCGACCACGGCCTCAACGCCTCGACCTTCGCCACGCGCGTCGTCGCTTCGACATTGGCCGGCCTGACCTCGTCTGTGCTGGCCGGGCTCGGCGCGCTCAAGGGACCGCTGCATGGCGGCGCGCCCGGCCCGGTGATCGAGATGCTTGACGCGATCGAGGCGCATGGCGATGCGGCCGGCTGGCTGCGCAACGAGATCGCGCAAGGCAGACGGATCATGGGGTTCGGCCACCGCATCTACCGCGTGCGCGATCCGCGCGCCGATGTGCTGAAAGCGGTCGTTCGGCAGCTTGGCGGCGAGGGCGAGACCGGCCGCCGGCTGGCTTTCGCCGAGGAGGTCGAAAAGACGGCGCTCGAGGTGCTGCGGATTGCCAAGCCGCAGCGCTCGCTGCAGACCAATGTCGAATTCTACACCGCGCTGGTGCTGGAAGCGGCGGGTTTCCCGCCACAGGCCTTCAGCAATGTCTTTGCCGCCGGGCGCGTTGCCGGCTGGATCGCGCACGCGCGCGAGCAGCAGACGACCGGGCGGCTGATTCGTCCGCAATCGCGCTATGTCGGCCCGGTGCCCGATTTGGTCGCCTAG
- a CDS encoding citrate synthase, which yields MSEWLSREEALERLRVRPQTLYAYVSRGRIGMRPDRADPRRSQYRADDIAALATRRARGRSPSAIAESAIAWGEPSIATAISTVWHGHLIYRGRDAAVLSDNATLEETAAVLWGLPEPIRFEAPAPDAPRQPGRASAFAQLALLAGQARPSLGRSAASLCADAARAIGVLAGALGAEAGPDPVHRRLARGWSVDDAGADAIRRALVLLADHELNASTFAARVAASTGASPAACLLAGLATLSGPRHGGAGEAVMQLAEDAARHGADAAIRRWLGHDRPLPAFGHPLYPDGDPRTTALSAAIPVDETLQQLEKAAIAMTGARPNIDFALAALTRGLGLPRDAPFQLFALGRSVGWAAHMVEQIVSGSIIRPRGRYEGLLP from the coding sequence ATGTCGGAATGGTTATCGCGGGAAGAGGCGCTGGAAAGGCTTAGGGTGCGGCCGCAGACGCTCTATGCCTATGTCAGCCGCGGGCGCATCGGCATGCGCCCCGACCGGGCCGATCCGCGCCGCAGCCAGTATCGCGCCGACGACATCGCGGCGCTGGCAACACGCCGGGCGCGCGGACGCAGCCCCTCGGCCATCGCCGAAAGCGCGATTGCCTGGGGCGAGCCGTCGATCGCAACGGCGATTTCGACCGTCTGGCACGGTCACCTCATCTATCGGGGCCGGGACGCCGCCGTGCTGTCCGACAATGCCACGCTGGAAGAGACCGCCGCCGTGCTTTGGGGCCTGCCTGAACCGATCCGCTTCGAGGCGCCGGCGCCGGATGCACCGCGCCAGCCCGGCCGAGCCTCGGCCTTTGCGCAACTTGCCTTGCTCGCCGGCCAGGCTCGGCCTTCGCTAGGACGCAGCGCCGCTTCGTTATGTGCCGACGCCGCGCGCGCAATCGGTGTGCTGGCCGGCGCCCTCGGTGCCGAAGCGGGGCCGGATCCGGTGCATCGGCGATTGGCGCGGGGCTGGTCAGTGGATGATGCCGGTGCGGATGCGATCCGGCGCGCCCTTGTCCTGCTTGCCGATCATGAACTCAACGCATCGACCTTCGCTGCCCGCGTGGCGGCCTCGACCGGGGCATCGCCTGCCGCATGCCTGCTGGCGGGCCTGGCAACGCTATCCGGCCCGCGCCATGGCGGCGCCGGCGAGGCAGTGATGCAACTCGCCGAGGATGCCGCAAGACACGGCGCCGATGCGGCGATCCGGCGCTGGCTCGGCCACGACCGGCCGCTGCCGGCATTCGGTCATCCGCTTTATCCGGACGGGGATCCCCGTACCACCGCACTTTCGGCAGCTATCCCTGTCGACGAGACGCTGCAGCAGTTGGAAAAGGCCGCCATTGCCATGACCGGCGCGCGCCCGAACATCGACTTCGCCCTGGCTGCGCTGACGCGCGGTCTTGGCTTGCCGCGCGATGCGCCGTTCCAGCTGTTCGCGCTCGGGCGCAGTGTTGGCTGGGCCGCCCATATGGTCGAGCAGATCGTCAGCGGCAGCATCATCCGGCCGCGCGGCCGCTATGAAGGGCTGTTGCCCTGA
- the ftrA gene encoding transcriptional regulator FtrA, which produces MPNAPPADRPPSNRLVVAIAYDGLCTFEFGVAAEMFALPRPEMGSDWYRFAVAGIDAGEMRAMGGVRIVADGGPDLIGEAGTVIVPGWRGVDCPVPPLLIEALRAASERGARILSICSGVFVLAAAGLLSGKKATTHWRYSDRLREMYPDITVVPDVLYIDEGNVLTSAGSAAGIDLCLHLVRRDFGTKAANMVARRLVVPPHRDGGQAQYVESSVPEPHERGRLGPLIDRMRADIAADYPVATLADLAGMSERTFLRRFAAATGVTPARWLLSERLSRARTLLEDTALPIERIAETAGFGAAATLRHHFRRQFATTPAAYRARFGTNANSA; this is translated from the coding sequence ATGCCAAATGCGCCCCCTGCCGATCGGCCCCCTTCCAATAGGCTTGTCGTTGCCATTGCCTATGACGGGCTGTGCACGTTCGAGTTCGGCGTGGCGGCCGAGATGTTCGCCTTGCCCAGGCCGGAAATGGGTTCGGATTGGTACCGTTTTGCCGTCGCCGGCATCGATGCCGGCGAAATGCGTGCGATGGGCGGCGTGCGCATCGTCGCCGATGGCGGACCCGATCTGATCGGCGAGGCCGGTACGGTGATCGTGCCGGGATGGCGCGGTGTGGACTGTCCGGTGCCGCCATTGCTGATCGAGGCGCTTCGGGCGGCCAGTGAGCGGGGCGCACGCATCCTGTCCATCTGCTCCGGCGTCTTCGTGCTGGCCGCGGCTGGCCTGCTGTCAGGCAAGAAGGCAACCACGCATTGGCGCTACAGCGACAGGCTGAGGGAGATGTATCCCGACATCACCGTGGTTCCGGATGTCCTGTACATCGACGAGGGGAATGTGCTGACATCGGCCGGCAGCGCGGCGGGCATCGACCTGTGCCTGCATCTGGTGCGGCGCGACTTCGGCACCAAGGCGGCCAATATGGTGGCGCGCCGCCTGGTCGTGCCGCCACACCGCGACGGCGGCCAGGCACAGTATGTCGAGAGTTCCGTTCCCGAGCCACACGAACGCGGCCGGCTTGGACCGTTGATCGACAGAATGCGTGCCGACATTGCCGCCGACTATCCCGTCGCCACCCTGGCCGACCTGGCGGGGATGAGCGAGCGGACATTTTTGCGCCGGTTCGCGGCCGCGACCGGTGTCACGCCGGCGCGCTGGCTGCTCTCGGAGCGGCTTTCGAGGGCGCGCACGCTGCTGGAAGACACCGCCTTGCCGATCGAGCGGATTGCCGAGACCGCCGGCTTTGGCGCGGCGGCGACGTTGCGGCATCATTTCCGCCGGCAATTCGCCACGACGCCCGCCGCGTACCGGGCGCGGTTCGGGACCAATGCCAACTCCGCCTGA
- a CDS encoding rhodanese-like domain-containing protein: MSYVTDVPAASPGIARDHFLHRLSVETDCSDVAATLRGGKPDFVLLHVVGSPDAYERRHVPGALHLPHHEISAERMAEWPAGTLFVVYCAGPHCNGADRAAFKLASLGLPVKIMIGGISGWQDEELPFASGREPGALRA, from the coding sequence ATGAGCTATGTGACAGACGTTCCAGCGGCCTCGCCGGGGATTGCCCGCGACCATTTCCTGCACCGGCTTTCCGTCGAGACGGACTGTTCCGATGTCGCCGCGACGCTGCGCGGTGGAAAGCCGGACTTCGTGCTCCTGCATGTGGTCGGTTCGCCGGATGCCTATGAGCGCCGCCATGTGCCGGGCGCGCTGCACCTGCCGCACCACGAGATATCGGCCGAGCGGATGGCTGAATGGCCGGCAGGCACGCTGTTCGTGGTCTATTGCGCCGGACCGCATTGCAATGGCGCGGACCGGGCGGCCTTCAAACTGGCCAGCCTCGGCCTGCCGGTCAAGATCATGATCGGCGGCATTTCAGGCTGGCAGGACGAAGAGCTTCCTTTCGCCTCGGGCAGGGAGCCTGGCGCTCTGCGGGCGTGA
- the phaR gene encoding polyhydroxyalkanoate synthesis repressor PhaR: MAAKDDPIIIKKYANRRLYNTGTSTYVTLEDLADMVKKGEEFTVQDAKTGDDITHPVLTQIIFELENKDGQNMLPIPFLRQLIAFYGDQMQMIVPSFLEQSMIAFSKEQERFREQMKGAIGKSPLDVMKMATPIKALEEQTRRNMEMFQNAMRLFTPFPPAGSAPAAAPTEPARKDAPPEKSDDLQQLKDQIAAMQRKLDTMS; this comes from the coding sequence ATGGCCGCAAAAGACGATCCGATCATTATCAAGAAATACGCCAATCGCCGCCTCTATAATACGGGGACGAGCACCTATGTGACGCTCGAGGATCTGGCCGACATGGTCAAGAAGGGCGAGGAATTCACCGTCCAGGACGCCAAGACCGGCGACGACATCACGCATCCGGTGCTGACCCAGATCATTTTCGAGCTGGAAAACAAGGATGGGCAGAACATGCTGCCGATCCCGTTCCTGCGCCAGCTGATCGCCTTCTACGGCGACCAGATGCAGATGATCGTGCCGAGCTTCCTCGAACAGTCGATGATCGCCTTCTCCAAGGAGCAGGAGCGCTTTCGCGAGCAGATGAAGGGCGCCATCGGCAAGTCGCCGCTCGATGTGATGAAGATGGCGACGCCGATCAAGGCACTGGAAGAACAGACCCGCCGCAACATGGAAATGTTCCAGAACGCGATGCGGCTGTTCACGCCTTTCCCGCCCGCGGGCTCGGCGCCGGCCGCGGCCCCCACTGAGCCGGCCAGGAAGGACGCGCCGCCGGAGAAATCCGACGATCTGCAGCAGTTGAAGGACCAGATCGCTGCCATGCAGCGCAAGCTCGACACGATGTCGTGA